In the genome of Desulfomonilaceae bacterium, the window ATTTCCCCATCACATGTTGTTTTATTTACATATTTTACCAACTCATCAAGAATACGCCTGAATGCTCCAACACCTAAAACAATTCTTTCAAATTGCAAAGCAACCATAAGATAATAAAAGCCCTTATTCATCTTTCCTACTACATTCTTCTTAGGAATTCTAACGTCATCAAAAAACACCTCATTAAAGGAATGTAGTCCACATACGTTCTCAATTGGACGAATGGTGATACCGGGCGATCTGTTATTTACAATCATTAGTGAAAGCCCTTCATGTTTTTTAGCAGTCGAATCCGTTCGGGCCATCAACCAGGCATAGTCCGCTATATGAGCGCCGCTACTCCATACTTTCTGCCCATTGATCACTAGGTCATCTCCATCTTCCTCCGCCCTTGTTTGCAATGAACCAAGATCGGATCCGGCGTTAGGCTCACTGTAGCCCAGCCAAAACCGCACCT includes:
- a CDS encoding acyl-CoA dehydrogenase family protein produces the protein VRFWLGYSEPNAGSDLGSLQTRAEEDGDDLVINGQKVWSSGAHIADYAWLMARTDSTAKKHEGLSLMIVNNRSPGITIRPIENVCGLHSFNEVFFDDVRIPKKNVVGKMNKGFYYLMVALQFERIVLGVGAFRRILDELVKYVNKTTCDGEILGRSSMVRDKLATMAIEIEVLYGFYWRTAWLMDKEVVPTLESSALKLFGSELGQTFASTAMEILGPYGQLTRGSKWVPLKGMISLGYLDSISGPIGAGSSEVMRGLIATRGLGLPRS